Proteins encoded in a region of the Hyphomicrobiales bacterium genome:
- a CDS encoding exodeoxyribonuclease VII small subunit has product MTEEAKTPEDINALPFEQALQELESIVSKLEQGSVDLEQSIQIYERGEALKKHCEKLLSQAEKKIERIRLSADGSPLGASETKLD; this is encoded by the coding sequence ATGACAGAAGAAGCCAAAACACCTGAAGATATCAATGCATTACCTTTTGAACAGGCTTTGCAAGAGCTTGAAAGCATTGTCAGCAAACTTGAACAAGGTAGCGTGGACTTGGAACAGTCGATCCAAATCTACGAACGAGGTGAGGCATTAAAGAAACACTGCGAAAAATTATTATCTCAAGCTGAGAAAAAAATAGAGAGAATAAGACTTTCTGCTGATGGCTCGCCACTGGGTGCCAGTGAAACCAAACTAGACTAA
- the queC gene encoding 7-cyano-7-deazaguanine synthase QueC, which produces MKTLVVCSGGMDSVVLAHKAAAENTLLGLVSFDYGQRHKVELSYAAQCASRLGVPHDIIDITAIGAQLTGSALTDDLDVPDGHYAQDTMKITIVPNRNAIMLTIAFGVAAAKGADAVATAVHGGDHFIYPDCRPGFIDSFETMQRHALDGYADIRLLAPFVDMSKSDIARIGAKIGVPFNETWSCYKGQDIHCGCCGTCVERREALDLADIEDPTPYDDDQFWKQAVERGHA; this is translated from the coding sequence ATGAAGACACTCGTCGTCTGTTCAGGCGGGATGGACTCCGTTGTGCTTGCACATAAAGCCGCCGCTGAAAACACACTGCTGGGCCTCGTCTCTTTCGACTATGGCCAGCGCCACAAGGTAGAACTCTCCTATGCTGCACAATGTGCAAGCAGGTTGGGCGTTCCCCATGACATTATTGATATCACCGCCATTGGCGCGCAGCTTACCGGCTCTGCCTTAACCGATGATCTAGATGTGCCCGATGGACATTATGCGCAAGATACGATGAAAATCACCATCGTTCCAAACCGCAATGCAATCATGCTAACCATTGCCTTTGGCGTGGCGGCCGCCAAGGGCGCGGATGCGGTTGCAACAGCCGTTCACGGTGGCGATCATTTCATCTATCCCGATTGCCGCCCCGGCTTCATCGATTCCTTTGAAACCATGCAACGCCACGCGCTTGATGGATATGCCGACATCCGGCTTTTGGCACCCTTTGTTGATATGTCAAAATCTGACATTGCGCGTATCGGCGCAAAGATCGGTGTGCCCTTTAATGAGACATGGTCTTGCTATAAAGGCCAAGACATTCACTGCGGCTGTTGCGGCACCTGTGTTGAGCGCCGCGAAGCACTTGATCTGGCCGACATCGAAGATCCAACCCCCTATGACGACGATCAATTTTGGAAACAAGCCGTTGAGCGAGGACATGCATAA
- the dxs gene encoding 1-deoxy-D-xylulose-5-phosphate synthase, with protein sequence MTSKTPDNLSQTPLLDTINIPSELRELPDSELRQLADELRTEVINTVSITGGHLGSGLGVVELTVALHHVFNTPEDRIIWDVGHQCYPHKVLTGRRDRMKTLRQPKGLSGFTKRAESEYDPFGAAHSSTSISAGLGMAVARDLAGGTNNVVSIIGDGSMSAGMAYEAMNNAGALDARQIVILNDNEMSIAPPVGAMSAYLARLVSGKTYRSMRETAKQLANNLPKFLQRRAAQAEEYARSFAAGGGTMFEELGFFYVGPIDGHNLDHLLPVLRNVRDSKEGPILVHVVTQKGKGYGYAESSADKYHGVSKFDVITGTQVKAKPNAPSYTKVFGNALIDEAGRDDKIVGITAAMPSGTGIDAFGGAFPERTFDVGIAEQHAVTFAAGMATEGYKPFCAIYSTFLQRAYDQVVHDVAIQSLPVRFAIDRAGFVGADGSTHAGSFDTTYLATLPNFVVMAAADEAELVHMVTTAVSINDRPCSFRYPRGEGVGVDLPEKGEVLEIGKGRIVKEGNSIALLCFGAPLKNALIAAEELEAQGLSTTVADARFAKPLDEELISKLAKTHDVLITIEEGSVGGFGSHVMQYMSDAGLLDGSLKVRSMIMPDYFMDQDKPEAMVAQAGLDNTGIVKKVFETLGKEMPSSSNAPLTA encoded by the coding sequence ATGACTTCAAAAACACCTGATAATCTCTCACAGACACCTCTGTTGGATACAATTAATATACCATCAGAATTGCGCGAACTTCCTGATAGCGAACTGCGTCAGTTGGCAGATGAATTGCGCACGGAGGTTATCAACACGGTTTCTATCACAGGTGGGCACCTTGGTTCAGGCCTTGGCGTTGTCGAGCTGACGGTTGCGCTCCACCATGTTTTCAATACACCTGAAGACCGCATTATCTGGGACGTGGGTCACCAATGCTATCCTCACAAAGTCCTGACAGGCCGACGCGACCGGATGAAGACATTACGCCAGCCAAAGGGCCTTTCAGGTTTTACCAAGCGGGCTGAAAGTGAATATGATCCTTTTGGCGCAGCTCATTCATCAACTTCGATTTCTGCGGGTCTTGGCATGGCTGTCGCGCGTGATCTTGCGGGCGGCACAAATAACGTCGTATCGATCATTGGTGACGGTTCCATGTCTGCTGGCATGGCCTATGAGGCAATGAATAATGCTGGCGCACTTGATGCCCGGCAAATTGTGATATTAAACGACAATGAAATGTCGATCGCCCCACCCGTGGGTGCGATGAGTGCTTATCTTGCGCGTCTGGTTTCTGGCAAAACATATCGCTCTATGCGCGAAACAGCCAAACAGCTTGCTAATAATCTACCAAAATTCCTACAACGACGCGCAGCACAGGCCGAAGAATATGCCCGCTCCTTTGCGGCTGGCGGTGGCACAATGTTTGAAGAACTTGGCTTTTTCTATGTTGGCCCAATTGATGGTCATAACCTTGATCACCTCTTACCAGTTTTGCGCAATGTGCGGGACAGCAAAGAAGGACCGATTCTTGTTCATGTCGTGACCCAAAAGGGTAAAGGCTATGGATATGCAGAGTCCTCAGCAGATAAATACCATGGCGTGTCAAAATTTGATGTCATCACCGGTACACAGGTCAAAGCAAAGCCGAACGCGCCAAGCTATACGAAAGTGTTTGGTAATGCGCTGATTGATGAAGCAGGCCGCGATGATAAAATTGTAGGCATTACAGCTGCCATGCCATCAGGCACTGGCATTGATGCTTTCGGTGGTGCCTTTCCTGAGCGCACTTTCGATGTGGGCATCGCCGAACAGCACGCAGTCACCTTTGCCGCTGGCATGGCAACGGAGGGCTATAAGCCGTTTTGTGCCATTTATTCGACATTCCTTCAGCGCGCCTATGATCAAGTAGTGCATGATGTGGCGATCCAAAGTCTACCCGTGCGGTTCGCCATTGATCGGGCCGGTTTTGTCGGAGCTGACGGTTCTACTCATGCTGGTTCCTTTGATACGACCTATCTTGCGACACTGCCAAACTTCGTAGTTATGGCAGCGGCTGATGAGGCCGAGTTGGTACATATGGTGACAACCGCTGTGTCCATTAATGACCGACCATGCTCGTTCCGCTATCCACGCGGCGAAGGTGTTGGCGTTGATTTGCCAGAAAAAGGCGAAGTACTTGAAATCGGCAAGGGCCGGATTGTCAAAGAAGGCAACAGCATTGCGCTTCTATGCTTCGGTGCTCCTTTGAAAAATGCGCTCATTGCAGCAGAAGAACTTGAGGCTCAAGGTCTTTCAACAACCGTGGCCGACGCTCGTTTTGCTAAACCTCTCGACGAAGAGTTGATTAGCAAACTTGCTAAAACCCATGACGTGCTGATTACCATCGAAGAAGGTTCGGTCGGCGGCTTTGGAAGCCATGTTATGCAATATATGAGTGATGCAGGTCTTTTAGACGGTAGCCTTAAAGTGCGTTCAATGATTATGCCTGACTATTTCATGGATCAAGACAAACCAGAAGCCATGGTCGCGCAAGCCGGACTGGATAATACGGGCATCGTCAAAAAAGTATTTGAAACGCTTGGCAAGGAAATGCCGTCCTCTTCTAACGCGCCCCTCACTGCCTGA
- the aroC gene encoding chorismate synthase encodes MSHNSFGHLFRFTTWGESHGPALGCVIDGCPPRIPISEAEIQSYLDKRKPGQSKFTTQRREADEVKILSGTMVDDETGVLMTTGTPISLMIENTDQRSKDYSEIKERYRPGHADYTYDAKYGIRDYRGGGRSSARETAARVAAGAVARKVVPGMSVRAALVQIGPHKINYDNWDWDAVGDNPFFCPDREAADHWADYLDGIRKAGSSVGAVIEVVAEGVPAGLGAPVYGKLDQDIASAFMSINAVKGVEIGNGFEAATLTGEENADEMRLSPDGTPRFLSNNAGGVLGGISSGESVVARFAVKPTSSILTPTKSITRSGDEVEVMTKGRHDPCVGIRAVPIGDAMMACVLADHYLRHRGQNGG; translated from the coding sequence ATGTCGCATAATAGTTTTGGCCATCTTTTCCGCTTTACCACATGGGGTGAAAGCCACGGACCCGCACTTGGTTGCGTGATCGATGGCTGTCCGCCGCGTATTCCAATCTCGGAAGCTGAAATTCAATCCTATCTGGATAAGCGCAAACCGGGCCAATCAAAGTTCACGACCCAGCGCCGTGAAGCTGATGAAGTGAAAATTCTCTCCGGTACGATGGTTGATGATGAGACCGGTGTTTTGATGACAACCGGCACGCCCATCTCGCTGATGATTGAAAACACTGATCAGCGCTCAAAAGATTATTCTGAAATTAAAGAGCGCTATCGCCCCGGCCATGCTGATTATACCTATGATGCGAAATATGGCATCCGCGATTATCGCGGTGGCGGGCGCTCATCGGCACGCGAGACGGCAGCACGCGTTGCCGCAGGCGCGGTTGCACGTAAAGTTGTGCCGGGCATGAGTGTGCGCGCAGCCTTGGTACAAATTGGCCCGCATAAAATTAATTATGACAATTGGGACTGGGACGCGGTTGGTGACAATCCGTTTTTCTGTCCTGACCGCGAGGCGGCAGACCATTGGGCAGATTATCTTGATGGTATTCGCAAAGCCGGCTCATCAGTTGGTGCGGTAATCGAAGTTGTGGCCGAAGGTGTGCCAGCAGGTCTTGGTGCGCCGGTTTATGGCAAGCTTGATCAGGATATCGCTTCCGCCTTCATGTCGATCAATGCCGTGAAAGGCGTTGAAATTGGCAATGGCTTTGAAGCTGCAACGCTCACGGGTGAAGAAAACGCCGATGAAATGCGCTTATCTCCAGATGGGACACCGCGCTTCTTATCAAATAATGCGGGTGGCGTTTTGGGCGGCATCTCTTCGGGCGAGTCGGTTGTCGCGCGTTTTGCCGTGAAGCCGACCAGTTCTATTTTAACACCGACAAAAAGCATCACGCGTTCGGGTGATGAGGTGGAGGTGATGACCAAAGGGCGTCATGATCCTTGTGTTGGTATTCGTGCGGTTCCCATTGGTGATGCGATGATGGCCTGTGTTCTGGCAGACCATTACCTGCGCCATCGCGGTCAAAATGGCGGCTAA
- the queE gene encoding 7-carboxy-7-deazaguanine synthase QueE — protein sequence MTKDIRISEIFGPTIQGEGALIGEPTVFVRTGGCDYRCTWCDSLHAVDPTYRHDWEALSAEVIFEKIKTLSSGNPLTVTLSGGNPAIQPLGDLIKLGQKAGYQFALETQGSISQDWFGDLNMLVLSPKPPSSGEQVKWDMFDECIARAGRATKVVMKIVIFNDRDYEWARDTADRYPALPLYLQTGNHTPPHPEDDDDIDIDAINERTRWLVDKALSDQWFNVHILPQLHVLIWGNKRGV from the coding sequence ATGACCAAGGACATTCGCATCTCAGAAATCTTTGGTCCGACCATCCAAGGCGAAGGTGCGCTGATTGGTGAACCGACCGTTTTTGTGCGCACAGGCGGCTGCGATTATCGCTGCACATGGTGCGATAGTTTGCATGCAGTTGACCCCACCTATAGGCATGATTGGGAAGCCTTAAGCGCTGAGGTTATTTTTGAAAAAATAAAAACTCTTTCAAGCGGCAATCCGTTGACCGTAACGCTGTCAGGTGGCAACCCTGCTATTCAGCCTCTTGGCGATTTGATAAAGCTCGGGCAAAAGGCCGGTTATCAATTTGCGCTGGAGACTCAAGGCTCCATTTCTCAAGACTGGTTTGGTGATCTCAACATGCTTGTGCTCAGCCCAAAACCACCGTCATCCGGTGAGCAAGTAAAATGGGACATGTTTGACGAATGCATCGCCCGTGCTGGGCGTGCGACAAAAGTGGTGATGAAAATTGTCATCTTTAATGATCGAGATTATGAGTGGGCACGCGATACGGCAGACCGTTATCCTGCACTGCCGCTCTATCTTCAAACAGGCAATCACACCCCGCCGCATCCAGAAGACGATGATGATATTGATATAGACGCAATTAATGAACGAACGCGTTGGCTGGTTGATAAAGCCCTATCGGACCAATGGTTCAATGTGCATATATTGCCGCAGTTGCATGTTTTAATCTGGGGCAACAAACGCGGTGTTTGA
- the ribB gene encoding 3,4-dihydroxy-2-butanone-4-phosphate synthase — translation MSDDFTSVVEAIRAFEAGEMVVVMDDDDRENEGDLIMAAVHATPEKMAFMIRHTSGIVCAPMTGEEAKRLNLNAMVSDNDSPHTTAFTVSVDYRHDTTTGISAAERCSTVRALANPNAGAVDFVRPGHIFPLVARDGGVLIRSGHTEAAVDLCRLADLHPVGVISELVNDDGTVQRGPDVKKFASEHGLKVVSVADIISYRQRRETLVERVGEEAVTTKVGDAMAVSFRTPFDPMQHLAIVFGDIRDGKSVPVRLHRGYVLGDVFGANNLLDQALDKVSSYGRGVVIYLREGTVGVAPKSERQYRGATMSMNDEEEHGSSESRKNEWREIGLGAQILRDLGVTSIKLLSPIERHYVGLDGFGIEIESTEPIS, via the coding sequence ATGAGTGATGATTTCACTTCAGTCGTAGAAGCTATTCGCGCCTTTGAAGCGGGTGAGATGGTTGTTGTCATGGATGATGACGATCGTGAAAATGAAGGCGATTTGATTATGGCGGCGGTTCACGCAACGCCAGAGAAAATGGCCTTTATGATTCGTCACACAAGCGGCATCGTTTGTGCGCCAATGACAGGCGAGGAAGCGAAACGTCTTAATCTAAATGCAATGGTGTCAGATAATGATAGCCCGCATACGACCGCTTTTACGGTATCGGTCGATTATCGCCATGACACAACAACCGGCATTTCTGCGGCTGAGCGCTGCTCCACTGTGCGGGCACTTGCCAATCCAAATGCAGGGGCCGTTGATTTTGTTCGTCCAGGCCATATTTTCCCGCTGGTTGCACGTGATGGTGGTGTTTTGATCCGCTCTGGTCACACAGAAGCGGCTGTTGATTTATGCCGTTTGGCTGATCTGCATCCCGTTGGTGTCATCTCTGAGCTTGTTAACGATGATGGCACGGTGCAGCGCGGACCGGATGTGAAAAAATTTGCAAGTGAACACGGTTTAAAAGTTGTGTCCGTTGCGGATATCATCTCCTATCGTCAGCGCCGTGAAACACTTGTTGAGCGCGTTGGTGAAGAAGCAGTGACGACCAAAGTAGGCGACGCCATGGCGGTTTCATTCCGCACCCCCTTTGATCCGATGCAACATCTAGCGATCGTTTTTGGCGATATTCGCGATGGAAAGAGTGTGCCGGTGCGCTTACATCGCGGGTATGTTCTGGGCGATGTTTTTGGCGCCAATAATTTGCTTGATCAGGCACTCGATAAGGTTTCCAGTTATGGGCGAGGTGTTGTCATTTATTTGCGCGAAGGCACGGTTGGTGTTGCCCCAAAATCCGAACGCCAATATCGCGGCGCGACTATGTCTATGAATGATGAAGAAGAGCATGGCTCATCTGAATCTCGCAAAAACGAATGGCGTGAAATTGGTTTGGGCGCACAAATCTTGCGAGATCTTGGTGTAACATCGATTAAGCTCTTGTCACCGATAGAGCGCCATTATGTTGGCCTTGACGGCTTTGGTATAGAGATTGAAAGCACCGAACCTATTAGTTAG
- a CDS encoding histone deacetylase family protein — MTTQLIYHDAFANHVTPEGHPERIDRILMVNQTLADESFYALNRCEAPLGNADLASLCHPDDYIHTLEANVPEDNLVQIDGDTYLSPGSMEAAYRALGGICHGVDTVISGDADNAFCALRPPGHHAEKKTAMGFCLFNTIAIAARHAQKTHGLERIAIVDFDVHHGNGTQDIFWDDESVLFCSTHQMPLFPGSGHLGETGEHNTICNAPLRAGDDGEHFKEAFTTRILPTVSDFSPDLILVSAGFDAHRRDPLANINLEADDFQWATGKIMELADKFCDNRLVSTLEGGYDLEGLATSVHAHVTTLLAG, encoded by the coding sequence TTGACAACACAGCTCATTTATCATGATGCTTTTGCAAATCATGTGACACCTGAAGGTCATCCAGAGCGCATAGATCGCATATTGATGGTCAATCAGACGCTAGCTGATGAGAGTTTTTATGCGCTCAATCGCTGCGAAGCACCTTTGGGCAATGCGGATTTGGCAAGTCTATGCCATCCCGATGACTATATTCACACGCTGGAGGCAAATGTACCGGAAGATAATCTCGTACAAATTGATGGCGACACCTATTTATCGCCAGGCAGCATGGAGGCCGCCTATCGCGCTCTAGGCGGCATTTGTCATGGGGTCGACACCGTTATTTCAGGCGATGCAGACAATGCTTTTTGTGCCCTACGCCCCCCCGGTCATCACGCAGAAAAAAAGACAGCAATGGGGTTTTGTCTTTTCAACACGATTGCAATCGCCGCAAGGCACGCCCAAAAAACACACGGACTTGAGCGCATTGCCATTGTTGATTTTGATGTACACCACGGCAATGGCACACAAGATATTTTTTGGGATGATGAAAGCGTTTTGTTTTGTTCAACGCACCAAATGCCGCTTTTTCCCGGTTCAGGCCACCTTGGGGAAACGGGTGAGCATAATACAATCTGCAACGCACCACTGCGAGCCGGCGACGACGGTGAGCATTTTAAAGAAGCATTTACTACTCGCATTTTACCCACTGTCAGCGATTTCTCACCTGATTTAATATTGGTTTCTGCCGGATTTGATGCTCATCGACGTGACCCACTTGCCAATATCAACCTCGAAGCCGACGATTTTCAGTGGGCAACCGGTAAAATTATGGAACTTGCGGACAAGTTTTGCGACAATCGGCTGGTGAGCACGCTAGAAGGCGGCTACGATCTTGAAGGGCTTGCAACATCAGTGCATGCTCATGTAACCACTTTGTTAGCTGGGTAA
- a CDS encoding TlyA family RNA methyltransferase, translated as MTVDGDFKPYIRLDQAMVERGLAPSRSRATDAVSRGVVFVDNIQAGKPAQKVSPEAVITMDDPANGYVSRSALKLIAALDTFEFSPKGLKIIDIGASTGGFTQVLIQRDAAHVFAVDVGHDQLHTSIQQDVRVTNMQGLNARTLSKDDIDTPLNAIVSDVSFISLKLALPPAMSMVEPGAWAALLVKPQFEVGRELVGRGGIVRDKQDGKRAADNIAAWINEMPGWCVEGLIECPITGGDGNQEYLLGATFNGH; from the coding sequence TTGACTGTTGATGGAGACTTTAAGCCATACATCCGTCTAGATCAGGCGATGGTGGAACGCGGGCTGGCACCAAGCCGCTCGCGCGCGACTGATGCAGTCTCGCGCGGTGTTGTCTTCGTTGATAATATTCAAGCTGGCAAGCCCGCTCAAAAAGTCTCACCAGAAGCTGTTATCACAATGGATGATCCAGCAAACGGCTATGTTTCACGTTCTGCTTTAAAACTAATTGCCGCACTTGATACTTTTGAATTCTCTCCTAAGGGATTGAAAATAATAGATATTGGCGCTTCAACCGGGGGTTTTACTCAAGTTTTGATTCAACGCGACGCCGCGCATGTTTTCGCCGTTGATGTGGGGCACGATCAACTTCATACATCGATTCAACAAGATGTCCGTGTCACTAATATGCAAGGCTTAAACGCTCGTACTCTTAGCAAAGATGACATCGATACGCCCTTGAATGCTATCGTTAGCGACGTGAGTTTTATCTCTTTGAAGCTTGCTCTACCGCCTGCAATGAGCATGGTGGAACCCGGCGCGTGGGCGGCTCTTTTGGTGAAGCCGCAATTTGAAGTAGGCCGCGAGCTTGTCGGGCGTGGCGGAATTGTGCGCGATAAACAAGACGGCAAACGCGCCGCTGACAACATTGCCGCATGGATCAATGAGATGCCCGGCTGGTGCGTTGAGGGTTTGATTGAATGCCCGATAACCGGCGGTGATGGCAATCAAGAATATCTGCTTGGAGCAACATTCAATGGCCACTAG
- a CDS encoding class I SAM-dependent methyltransferase, with protein sequence MNPIERAATRLSYGLTQGARVAWYTSQGIAMRRMVGRMEKDLPPPKRQFTPPKTPTPSLQTLLAGVAKLMAKDMAHVEAGLYPMPEDEEGHLPDILARARRFFADAPKVQMRRRENRHQEVYENHRDESDLPRYFLQNFHFQTDGWMSRESAELYDTQVDVLFHGATGAMRRMGLAEVVRASLGKDQRALTMVDIATGTGAFLRDLTRALPRLPITGIDLSKDYLEEAEARYGHRSRVSFKQANAEEMPFQSDSIDIASCIYLFHELPPKVRRIVAKEIARVLKPGGTFIFVDSLQTDDTPAYNGLLESFPELFHEPYFQGYLEEDLSSIFEEAGLTCEKSAPHFFSKVMVFRKPAKVKVRDG encoded by the coding sequence ATGAATCCTATCGAGCGAGCAGCGACACGCCTGAGCTATGGCCTGACCCAAGGCGCGCGGGTGGCGTGGTATACATCGCAAGGTATCGCCATGCGACGCATGGTCGGGCGGATGGAAAAAGACTTGCCGCCGCCAAAGCGCCAATTCACGCCACCCAAAACACCAACACCCAGCCTGCAAACACTTTTAGCCGGTGTTGCCAAACTGATGGCAAAAGATATGGCGCATGTTGAAGCGGGCCTTTATCCAATGCCTGAGGATGAAGAAGGTCATTTGCCAGACATCTTGGCGCGAGCACGTCGGTTCTTTGCTGATGCACCGAAGGTGCAAATGCGCCGCCGTGAAAATCGCCATCAGGAAGTTTATGAAAATCATCGCGATGAAAGTGATCTACCACGCTATTTCCTGCAAAACTTTCATTTCCAGACAGATGGCTGGATGTCGCGGGAATCAGCGGAGCTTTATGATACGCAAGTCGATGTGCTGTTTCATGGTGCGACCGGCGCGATGCGGCGCATGGGGCTGGCTGAGGTTGTTCGCGCAAGCTTAGGCAAAGATCAACGCGCCTTGACGATGGTGGATATAGCAACAGGCACCGGCGCATTCTTGCGTGACCTCACCCGCGCCTTGCCGCGCCTTCCCATCACGGGCATTGATTTATCAAAAGACTATCTGGAAGAAGCCGAAGCGCGTTATGGGCATCGGTCACGAGTTTCCTTCAAACAGGCAAACGCAGAAGAGATGCCGTTTCAATCAGATAGTATTGATATTGCATCGTGCATCTATCTGTTTCACGAATTACCACCCAAAGTGCGGCGCATCGTTGCCAAAGAAATCGCCCGTGTCTTGAAGCCTGGCGGTACATTCATCTTCGTTGATTCACTCCAAACAGATGACACCCCTGCCTATAATGGCCTTTTGGAATCTTTTCCCGAACTCTTTCATGAGCCTTATTTCCAAGGATATCTGGAAGAGGACTTGTCGAGCATCTTTGAAGAAGCTGGATTAACTTGCGAAAAATCTGCTCCGCATTTCTTCTCTAAAGTGATGGTGTTTAGAAAACCTGCAAAAGTTAAGGTCAGGGACGGCTAA
- a CDS encoding class I SAM-dependent RNA methyltransferase — translation MATRRRTTRRKNVSAKAVRQRLKITHLAHQGDGVAETETGKIYVPATLPGETIEADVVGDRGSIVQILERAENRISPPCPSFGSCGGCSLQHMSRESYEAWKFEQLSKVLHAHNLDAELRPMVTIEKGSRRRATFAAERRGGDLKFGFHGTKSHQIIPIDNCLILVPAIEQAIKHLRTLAKIIAPKRGVIKVHVLATETGLDVRLDDHGDWPDFKIERALMDHTIKAGFARLSLGKDVLIETTSPILSFDSAKVTPPPGGFTQAAQQSENILAKLVLNAVGAKKNILDLFAGSGTFTLRLAAHARVHGVEGDAAAISALEKSARSTANLKPVTTEKRDLFRRPLMAKELNKFDAIVLDPPRAGAAAQIDEICKSDHDLVVYVSCSPASFARDVETLQKAGFELSRVTPVDQFLFSHHIELVGVFHKQG, via the coding sequence ATGGCCACTAGAAGGCGCACCACGCGTCGCAAAAATGTCTCGGCTAAAGCCGTGCGACAAAGGCTCAAGATCACGCACCTTGCCCATCAAGGTGATGGCGTGGCGGAGACGGAAACCGGAAAAATTTATGTGCCTGCAACCCTGCCCGGCGAAACAATAGAGGCCGATGTTGTTGGCGATCGCGGGTCTATCGTTCAGATCTTGGAGAGAGCTGAAAATCGAATATCCCCACCCTGCCCGTCTTTTGGTTCTTGCGGTGGTTGTTCGCTGCAACACATGAGCCGAGAGAGCTATGAGGCGTGGAAATTTGAACAGCTATCCAAGGTGCTTCACGCGCATAATTTAGACGCTGAACTGAGACCTATGGTTACAATTGAAAAAGGGTCTAGGCGGCGTGCAACCTTTGCGGCGGAGCGGCGAGGCGGCGATTTAAAATTCGGATTTCATGGCACAAAAAGCCATCAAATTATACCGATAGATAACTGCCTCATTTTGGTGCCCGCGATTGAGCAAGCCATCAAACATTTGCGCACGCTTGCGAAGATCATCGCGCCCAAACGTGGTGTCATAAAGGTGCATGTACTGGCCACAGAAACAGGGCTTGATGTTAGGCTCGATGATCATGGTGACTGGCCAGACTTTAAAATTGAACGCGCCTTGATGGACCACACAATCAAGGCAGGCTTTGCCCGACTAAGCCTTGGTAAAGATGTATTGATTGAAACCACCTCCCCCATCCTCAGCTTTGACAGCGCTAAAGTAACACCACCGCCGGGAGGCTTCACACAAGCTGCTCAACAATCCGAAAACATTCTGGCAAAGCTTGTTCTGAACGCTGTGGGAGCGAAGAAAAATATTCTCGATCTTTTTGCTGGTAGCGGCACCTTCACATTGCGGCTTGCTGCCCATGCCCGTGTTCATGGGGTAGAAGGAGATGCAGCCGCGATTAGCGCGTTAGAGAAATCCGCACGCAGCACCGCAAACCTAAAACCGGTCACAACAGAAAAACGCGATCTTTTTCGTCGTCCACTCATGGCAAAAGAACTCAACAAATTTGATGCGATCGTGCTTGACCCACCGCGTGCAGGAGCCGCCGCGCAAATCGACGAAATCTGCAAATCAGACCACGACCTCGTGGTCTATGTATCATGCTCGCCCGCCTCTTTTGCCCGCGATGTGGAAACGCTTCAAAAAGCAGGATTTGAATTATCTCGTGTGACACCGGTGGACCAATTCCTGTTTTCGCACCATATTGAGCTTGTTGGAGTGTTTCATAAACAAGGGTGA
- the queD gene encoding 6-carboxytetrahydropterin synthase QueD, giving the protein MYRITKEFHFSASHQLCQLPDDNHCSRLHGHNYIVKVELESEELDARGFIVDYRDLAPLKKYIDEEFDHRHLNDVFGHDMITAEFLSKAFYDWCYKRWPQVCAVMVSETPKTWAEYRPSKRS; this is encoded by the coding sequence ATGTATCGAATTACCAAAGAATTTCATTTCTCCGCCTCCCATCAATTATGCCAATTGCCAGACGACAATCACTGCTCGCGCCTTCACGGTCATAATTATATCGTCAAGGTAGAGCTTGAATCCGAGGAGCTGGACGCGCGTGGGTTTATCGTCGACTATCGTGACCTTGCCCCACTCAAAAAATATATTGATGAAGAATTTGACCACCGCCACCTCAATGATGTCTTTGGCCATGACATGATAACGGCTGAATTTTTATCGAAGGCATTCTATGACTGGTGCTACAAACGCTGGCCTCAGGTATGCGCTGTCATGGTGAGTGAGACACCAAAAACATGGGCCGAATATCGCCCTTCGAAAAGATCATGA